Within Sinorhizobium sp. RAC02, the genomic segment ATGGCGGCACCTCCAAGCAGGCGCGCGCCATCGTTGAAGGCCTTGAAGCCGATGTCGTGACCTTCAACCAGGTGACGGACATCGACTTCCTCGTGAAGAACGGTTTTGTCGCCGAAGGTTGGCAGCAGAAATTCCCGAACAATGCTTCGCCCTTCTACTCCTTTCCGTCCTTCCTGGTGCGCGCCGGCAACCCGAAGAACATCAAGGACTGGGCAGACCTTGCCCGTGACGACGTGAAGGTCATCTTCCCGAACCCCAAGACCTCGGGCAATGCGCGCTACACCTACCTGGCGGCCACCGCCTACGCCAAGGAAGCGTTCAAGGACGATCCGGCCAAGGTCGAGGAGTTCATCACCAAGATCTTCGACAATGTACCGGTCTTCGACACGGGCGGCCGCGCAGCGACGACGACCTTCGTCGAGCGTGAAATCGGCGACGTGATCATCACCTTCGAAGCCGAGACCAAGTCGATCGCCAAGCAGTATGGTGAAGACAAGTTCCAGAGCGTCGTGCCGTCGGTCTCGCTTCTCTCCGAATTCCCTGTCGCCATTGTCGACAAGGTGGCAGACAGCCATGGCAGCCGGGATCTCGCAAAATCCTATCTCGACTTCCTCTATGCGCCGGAAGGCCAGAAGATCGCCGCTGAATTCGGCCACCGCGTCCATGACGAAAAGGTTGCCGCCGAGTTCAAGGACCAGTTCCCGGAAATCCGCCTCGTGAACGTCGATGACGTCTTCGGCGGCTGGAAGAAGATTTCCGAAGAGCACTTCGCTGAAGGCGGCACGCTGGACAAGATCTACGGCAGCCGCTGATCGCCCAAAGCCATTGTTTTTCCGGCAACCGGCGGGCATGGAGCCCGCCGGTTGTTGGCATGAAAAGCGCGATGCATTCCAGTCGGAAACGCCACGCCTTTTTCCTGGAATTGCTTGAGAAAGGACGCGCGCTTTGAGACGGCGTGTACTGCCCGGATTGCCGCTCGCGCTCGGCATCACCCTTGTCTATGTGGCCATCATCGTGGTGCTGCCGCTGGCTGCGCTCGTCTTCAAGGCGGCAAGCCTCGGGCCGGCGGATTACTGGCGCATCATTTCGTCGGATCGCGCCTTTGCCAGCTACCGCGTAACGGTGCTCTGTGCGCTCGCCGCAACGGTCTTCAACCTCGTCTTCGGCATGGCGCTCGCCTGGGTGCTGGTGCGTTATCGCTTCCCGGGCCGCCGGCTGGTCGATGCGCTGGTCGACCTGCCATTCGCGCTGCCGACGGCGGTTGCGGGCATTGCGCTCACCACGCTGTTTGCCACCAACGGCTGGTTCGGCGCGCCGCTGTCGCTTCTCGGCATTAAGGTCGCCTATACGCAGCTTGGCATCATCGTCGCGATGAGCTTCACCAGCATTCCCTTCATCGTACGCACCGTGCAGCCGGTGCTGGAAGAGCTGGATCCGGCGCTGGAGGAGGCCGGGCAGACGCTGGGCGCCAGTGACCTCTCGATCTTCGTCGGCGTCATCCTGCCGCTTCTGACACCGGCACTGCTCGCCGGCGTGTCGCTCTCCTTCGCGCGCAGCCTCGGCGAGTTCGGCGCCATCATCTTCATCGCCGGCAACCAGCCGTTCTCGACGGAAATTACCGCACTCCTCGCCTTCATCCGGCTCGAGGAATACGACTATCCGGCCTCCGCCGCGATCGCCTCCGTCATGCTGCTGACGGCCTTCGTGATGCTCGCCATCACCAACCTGATGCAGGCGCGTGCCCTGCGCTACACGGTGCGGGGCTGACCATGGTGCACAACAGAAAAGGCAAGCCGCCGCGGGTGGGCGACAACACGGTCTTCCGCCGTTCGCTGCTCGGCATCGTGCTCGTGTTCGTCGGGTTGATGATCGTCGCGCCGCTGGTCGTCATCGCGGTCGAGGCGTTTTCGCGCGGTGTAGTCTATTTCGCCGAGTCGATTGCCGATCCGGATACGCGCCACGCCATCCTGCTGACGGTCATCACCGCGCTTATCGCCGTGCCGATCAACACGGCCTTCGGTGTGGCGGCCGCCTGGGCGATCACCAAACACGATTTCCGTGGCAAGCGGCTGCTCACCGTCATTATCGAGCTGCCCTTCTCGGTTTCGCCGATTGTCGCGGGTGTGGCCTATCTCTTCGTCTATGGCTTGCAGGGGCTGTTCGGTCCGGTGCTACAATCGATGGAGATCAAGATCCTCTTCGCGCTGCCCGGCATCGTGCTCGCCAGCATGTTCGTGACGGCACCTTTCGTGGCGCGCGAGCTGATTCCGCTGATGCAGGCGCAGGGGCGTGACCTCGAAGAGGCGGCGACATCGCTCGGGGCGAGCGGCTGGCGGACCTTCTTCTCCGTGACATTGCCGAACATCAAATGGGCGCTGCTCTATGGCGTCGTGCTCTGCAATTCACGTGTCATGGGCGAGTTCGGCGCGGTCTCCGTCGTCTCCGGTAACATCCGTGGCCAGACCAACACGCTGCCGCTGCATATCGAGCTGCTGTATCACGACTACAACGCGGCCGGCTCCTTCGCCGCCGCATCCATTCTCGCCTGCCTCGCCATCGTGACGCTCGTCGTCAAGGTGGCGCTGGAGCGGCAGGGCGCAGGGCGCGTTCAGCGCCCCGCAGCGCTTGCCGGCGCCGACAGCATCATTCCGGAGGTCAAGCCTTGAAGATCCGCCTCGACAATGTGGTCAAGGAGTTCGAGACGTTTCGTGCCGTGCACGGCGTCTCGCTCGATATCGGTAGCGGCGAGCTGGTAGCGCTGCTCGGCCCGTCCGGCTCCGGCAAGACGACGATCCTGCGCATGGTCGCCGGCCTCGAATATGCCGATGCCGGTGCGATCTATTTCGGCGACGAGAACGCGACGGATATTCCGGTGCGCGATCGCGGCGTCGGCTTCGTCTTCCAGCATTACGCGCTGTTCCCGCACATGACGGTGGGCGAGAACATCGCCTTCGGCATGAAGGTCTCCAAGGTGAAGCGCTCGCCTCAGGCGATTGCCGAGCGGGTCAAGGAACTGCTCGACCTCGTGCAACTGAGCGGTCTCAAGGATCGTTTCCCCGCCCAGATTTCCGGCGGCCAGCGCCAGCGCGTGGCACTTGCCCGCGCACTTGCCGTCGATCCGCGTGTGTTGCTGCTCGACGAGCCTTTTGGCGCGCTCGACGCCAATGTGCGTCGCGACCTGCGCCGCTGGCTTCGAAAAATCCATGACGAGCTCGGCATCACCACGCTTTTCGTGACGCACGACCAGGAGGAGGCGCTCGACCTCGCTGATCGTGTCGTCATTCTCAACAAGGGCAAGATCGTGCAGGAAGGCACGCCGGAAGCGGTCTGCCGCAACCCTGCCGATGCCTTCGTGATGAATTTTCTCGGTGACGCCAACAAGCTCGATGCCGATATCCGCGGTGGCAAGGCCTATGTCGATGCAGTCGCCTTCGACGCCGAGGGCGTGGCCGATGGCAGCGGGCAGATCCTCTTCCGCCCAGCGGATGTCAGCTGGCGCGAGCACGGCCACGGCATTGCCGCGCGTATCCTGCGCGTCATCGACCGGCCGGATTCGCGCCGCGTGCTGGCTATGACCGGCAGCGGCCAGGCCGTCGAGTTCGATACGGTGCCGGAATTCCCGCACCGCAAGGGCGAGGAAGGCTTCATCGACATTCGCCGGCCGCGTGTCTACGCGGCGGCTTGACGGCATAGTCGAGAGCACCCCCCTCGTCCGGCCTGCGGGCCACCTTCTCCCCGCTGGGGAGAAGGGGATAAGCCGCAAGGTCTCTATTCCCCTCTCCCCAGCGGGGAGAGGTCCGCCGAGCGAAGCGGAGGCGGTGTGAGGGAGGCTCCGCCCGTTGCGCGTGCCGCTGTCAGCTCTTCGGTGTCGCCAGCGCGGCGTTGATCAAGGCCTTGGCGTCCTCGCTGTCCCAGGCGGCGGGGCCGTTCATGGCGGAGATCAGGCAGCCCTTGTCGTCCATCAGCAGGGTGACGGGCAAACCGAAGGCGAGGCCTTCCTTCTTCAGCGTGTTGAAGACGCCCATCGACGCATCGCGATAGTAGCCGAGGTCGTTGACGCCCGTTTCGGTGAGGAAGGCTTTCGGCTTCTCGTCGTCACCGGTGTCGATATTGATCGCCACGACCTCGAATTTATCGCTGCCGAGCTCCTTTTCGAGCGCGTTGAGTGCCGGCATTTCCTCGCGGCAGGGTCCGCACCAGGTGGCCCAGAGATTGACGAGCAGGGTCTTGCCGGCGAAGTCGGCGATCGTTTTCTTCTTGCCGTCCGGTCCGTCAAAGACGAGGTCGGGCAGCGGACGATGTTCATCGACGGTGCGCATGGCGGCGACCTGGCCCTTCGAGAAGGGCGTGATGGCTGCTGCTTTTTCGGCAGCGGCGGCGCAGGCGGCGGGATCGGCCGAGGCCACCGCGCCATTGCCAGACAGGCTTTCCTTCACGTATATCGCTGCACCACCGGCGAGAAGTCCGGCCAGTCCCGCGATGGCGATCAGCTTCGTGGCGGGCAGGCCGAGTTTCTTCTTCACTGTCATTTCTTTCTCCAGGATAGGCATCCCATGGCTGACGGCAATTCCGAGACGAAATCCTCGAACCAGATGTGGGGCGGCCGGTTCGCCTCGGGACCGGATGCGATCATGGAGGAGATAAATGCCTCCATCGGCTTCGACAAGAAGCTTTACGCCCAGGACATCCGCGGCTCAAAGGCGCATGCCGAAATGCTCGCCCATCAGGGCATTATTTCGGCGGACGATAAGGAAAAGATCGTTCACGGTCTCGACACGATCCTGTCAGAGATCGAAAGCGGCCAGTTCGAGTTCTCGCGCCGTCTCGAAGACATCCATATGAACGTCGAGGCGCGCCTCGCGACGCTGATCGGCCCGGCCGCCGGCCGCCTGCACACCGCCCGTTCGCGCAACGACCAGGTGGCGCTCGATTTCCGCCTCTGGGTGAAGGAAGAGCTGCAGAAGACGGAAAAGGCGCTGACCGGCCTGATCGCCGCCTTCCTTGATCGCGCGGAAGAGCATGCCGACACCGTCATGCCAGGCTTTACCCATCTCCAGACGGCGCAGCCGGTGACCTTCGGGCACCATTGCATGGCCTATGTGGAAATGTTCGGCCGCGACCGCCAGCGCGTGCGCCACGCCATCGAACATCTCGACGAGAGCCCGATCGGCGCCGCAGCACTCGCTGGAACCGGCTATGCCATCGACCGGCACATGACGGCCAAGGCGCTCGGTTTCCGCGAGCCGACGCGCAACTCGATCGACACCGTGTCGGACCGCGATTTTGCGCTGGAATTCCTGTCGATCGCCGCGATCGCCGCGGTGCATCTGTCGCGCCTTGCGGAAGAGATCGTCATCTGGTCGACGCCGCAGTTCGGTTTCATCCGCCTGTCGGATGCCTTCTCCACCGGTTCCTCGATCATGCCGCAGAAGAAGAACCCCGACGCCGCCGAGCTGGTGCGTGCCAAGACCGGCCGCATCAACGGCTCGCTGATCGCGCTGCTCACCGTCATGAAGGGCCTGCCGCTTGCCTATTCCAAGGACATGCAGGAAGACAAGGAACAGGTCTTTGACGCGGCCGAAAGCATCGAACTGGCGATTGCCGCGATGACCGGCATGGTGCGCGACATGACGATCCGCACGGACAAGATGAAGGCGGCGGCTGGCTCCGGCTATTCCACCGCCACCGACCTTGCCGACTGGCTGGTGCGCGAGGCGGGGCTTCCCTTCCGCGACGCTCACCATGTGACGGGCCGCGCCGTGGCGCTTGCGGAGAGCAACGGCTGCGACCTCGCCGAATTGTCGCTGGAGGACCTGCAGGCGATCCACGCCTCGATCACCGCTGATATCTTCAACGTGCTGACGGTCGAGGCCTCGGTCGCCAGCCGGAAGAGCTATGGCGGCACCGCACCTTCCGAAGTCAGGAAGCAGATCGCCTGGTGGCGGCAGCGGAACTGATCAGGTTGCTTGCAGGACTCATCAGCAGATTAAGGGTGCACAAGGGCGGGCGAATTCGCTAAGG encodes:
- the cysP gene encoding thiosulfate ABC transporter substrate-binding protein CysP; this translates as MKRLLLLGVALLGLAAPFSAHAADKLLNASYDVARELFAAENEAFVKAHPGVTIDQSHGGTSKQARAIVEGLEADVVTFNQVTDIDFLVKNGFVAEGWQQKFPNNASPFYSFPSFLVRAGNPKNIKDWADLARDDVKVIFPNPKTSGNARYTYLAATAYAKEAFKDDPAKVEEFITKIFDNVPVFDTGGRAATTTFVEREIGDVIITFEAETKSIAKQYGEDKFQSVVPSVSLLSEFPVAIVDKVADSHGSRDLAKSYLDFLYAPEGQKIAAEFGHRVHDEKVAAEFKDQFPEIRLVNVDDVFGGWKKISEEHFAEGGTLDKIYGSR
- the cysT gene encoding sulfate ABC transporter permease subunit CysT, encoding MRRRVLPGLPLALGITLVYVAIIVVLPLAALVFKAASLGPADYWRIISSDRAFASYRVTVLCALAATVFNLVFGMALAWVLVRYRFPGRRLVDALVDLPFALPTAVAGIALTTLFATNGWFGAPLSLLGIKVAYTQLGIIVAMSFTSIPFIVRTVQPVLEELDPALEEAGQTLGASDLSIFVGVILPLLTPALLAGVSLSFARSLGEFGAIIFIAGNQPFSTEITALLAFIRLEEYDYPASAAIASVMLLTAFVMLAITNLMQARALRYTVRG
- the cysW gene encoding sulfate ABC transporter permease subunit CysW, with product MTMVHNRKGKPPRVGDNTVFRRSLLGIVLVFVGLMIVAPLVVIAVEAFSRGVVYFAESIADPDTRHAILLTVITALIAVPINTAFGVAAAWAITKHDFRGKRLLTVIIELPFSVSPIVAGVAYLFVYGLQGLFGPVLQSMEIKILFALPGIVLASMFVTAPFVARELIPLMQAQGRDLEEAATSLGASGWRTFFSVTLPNIKWALLYGVVLCNSRVMGEFGAVSVVSGNIRGQTNTLPLHIELLYHDYNAAGSFAAASILACLAIVTLVVKVALERQGAGRVQRPAALAGADSIIPEVKP
- a CDS encoding sulfate/molybdate ABC transporter ATP-binding protein; its protein translation is MKIRLDNVVKEFETFRAVHGVSLDIGSGELVALLGPSGSGKTTILRMVAGLEYADAGAIYFGDENATDIPVRDRGVGFVFQHYALFPHMTVGENIAFGMKVSKVKRSPQAIAERVKELLDLVQLSGLKDRFPAQISGGQRQRVALARALAVDPRVLLLDEPFGALDANVRRDLRRWLRKIHDELGITTLFVTHDQEEALDLADRVVILNKGKIVQEGTPEAVCRNPADAFVMNFLGDANKLDADIRGGKAYVDAVAFDAEGVADGSGQILFRPADVSWREHGHGIAARILRVIDRPDSRRVLAMTGSGQAVEFDTVPEFPHRKGEEGFIDIRRPRVYAAA
- a CDS encoding TlpA disulfide reductase family protein, which produces MTVKKKLGLPATKLIAIAGLAGLLAGGAAIYVKESLSGNGAVASADPAACAAAAEKAAAITPFSKGQVAAMRTVDEHRPLPDLVFDGPDGKKKTIADFAGKTLLVNLWATWCGPCREEMPALNALEKELGSDKFEVVAINIDTGDDEKPKAFLTETGVNDLGYYRDASMGVFNTLKKEGLAFGLPVTLLMDDKGCLISAMNGPAAWDSEDAKALINAALATPKS
- the argH gene encoding argininosuccinate lyase; the encoded protein is MADGNSETKSSNQMWGGRFASGPDAIMEEINASIGFDKKLYAQDIRGSKAHAEMLAHQGIISADDKEKIVHGLDTILSEIESGQFEFSRRLEDIHMNVEARLATLIGPAAGRLHTARSRNDQVALDFRLWVKEELQKTEKALTGLIAAFLDRAEEHADTVMPGFTHLQTAQPVTFGHHCMAYVEMFGRDRQRVRHAIEHLDESPIGAAALAGTGYAIDRHMTAKALGFREPTRNSIDTVSDRDFALEFLSIAAIAAVHLSRLAEEIVIWSTPQFGFIRLSDAFSTGSSIMPQKKNPDAAELVRAKTGRINGSLIALLTVMKGLPLAYSKDMQEDKEQVFDAAESIELAIAAMTGMVRDMTIRTDKMKAAAGSGYSTATDLADWLVREAGLPFRDAHHVTGRAVALAESNGCDLAELSLEDLQAIHASITADIFNVLTVEASVASRKSYGGTAPSEVRKQIAWWRQRN